The sequence AACGAAGGGTTTTACGGTCGTGCTGTTTCGAATTCGTGAAATAGCTGCTGACCCGATTCTTTAGATCTTTCGCTTTACCAACATAAATGACCTCACCCGTCAGATCGAAATACCGATAAACGCCCGGTTCATGAGGTACTTTGGCTAATTCCTGCTTGTAATCGAATTCCGGCATAAATTAAGAGACCGTCTACCTCGGTCGGGATAGAATTATGTCATCGCGGAAGTCCAAATTATGGACGGGCGGCTATACAAAACAACCAATAAACCCTAAAGGTTGCCTGATGAATTATATTAAAAAGGGCCAGCAAGATGCTGACCCTACGATGTTATTTAGAGCTTATAAGTAGTTGTGCCACAGTTCGTACTATTTTACTAAAAAACCGTGGCACACCTACTGATATGCCTGTTATTGCAGAATTTCATCCTGGTCTTCAGGCACAACTTTAGGCGGAATATAACGCTGAGAGGAGTCGATGTGATAACCACCACAATCTATTTTAAAATTGTTGGGCTTACGGAAGGGCTCCGGGCGGTACTTTGCCAACGAGGGATCTGCATATATTTTCTGCATGTACATACCCCAGGCAGGCATCGCCAACCGCCCGCCCTGGCCAAGCTCGATGTTCCGGAAGTGAATTGACCGGTCGTCGCCACCAACCCATAAGCCCGAAACAAGGTGCTGAGTCAATCCCATAAACCAGGCATCTGAATAATTCGATGTTGTACCTGTTTTAGCGGCAATCTCGTTGCCACCCTCCAGCAGCTTGTATTGCGTCCGAAGGCGCTGGGCAGTACCATTGGGTTCTTCAACGGCACCACGCATCAGATAGAGCATTTCGTACGCACGATTGGCGCTGATTACCTGATTGGCATCGGCACTGAACGATTTAAGAACGTTTCCGTTTTTGTCTGAAATCTGTAGAATCAGCATTGGGCGTACGCGAATGCCGCCATTGGCAAAGGCGCAATAGGCGGCAACCATTTCGTAGACCGAAACGTCTCCCGTTCCCAGACAGAGGGTTGGGTTTTGCGGTAAATCCTTACTGACGATCCCCATTTTATGCGCATACTCGATTACTTCAGCAGAACGGGTTTTCTTGATCAACTGCGCACTGACCGTATTGATCGACTGGCCCAGTGCCTCCCGTAGCGACAAGCTTCGATAGCTGTATTTACCGTTCGAATTTTGTGGTTGCCAGGGAGGGCCGCCATTATTATCTTCTCCATGGGCAAAAAGAGTTGGCTGATCGATCAGGTGGCTGCATGGTGTAACGAATCCCTGATCCATAGCTGTGAGGTACACGAACGGCTTGAATGTAGACCCCGGTTGCCGGCGTCCCTGGCGGACGTGATCGAATTTCATGTGTTTGAAATTGATACCGCCTACCCAGGCTTTTACGTGGCCATAGCGCGGGTCCATCGACATAAAACCCGTATTGAGCAATCGTTTGTAATACCGGATAGAATCCAGCGAACTCATGGTCGTATCTTTCTCATTGCGCCGACCGCCATAAACAAACACTCGCATCTTGACGGGTTTCCGCATCTCACGCCAAATCGCCTGTTCATCGGTGCCATACTCGGCTTTGAGTTGTTTATATCGGGTTGTCTGTTTTGCCCGGGCTTCAATAAAACCGGGCAGTTCTTCGTATTTCTTGGTTTTTGGATTTTTCCGAACCCACGGATTTCGACCGCGCCAGTGTTCGTAAAACTTCTTCTGCTGGTCACGCATGTTAGTCATTACAGCCTCTTCGGCATAGGCCTGCATGCGTGAGTCAATCGTTGTTTGGATGCGCAGTCCGCTCGTGTAGAGATCTAGTTCTGCTTCGGGATTATCTTCATTATACTGATTGATAAACGCCTTGATATCTTCTTTAATAACCGACCGGAAATAGGCTGCCATGCCCGTATTCTGGTTTTCGATGCTAAAATCGAGTTGTATCGGTTTCTGCTTATACGTGAAGAATTGCTCCTCACTCAGAAAACGGTACCGCTTCATCTGGCTCAACACTACATTTCGGCGTTGAAGAGCACGTTCTTCGAAAATACGGGGATCGTAGCGTGATGGGTTTTGCAGCATCCCGACCAGCAAAGCAGCTTCCTCAACGTTCAGATTCCACGGCTCTTTGTCAAAGTAGGTTTTAGCCGCTGTTTTTATACCATAGGTGTTATTGCCAAACGATACCGTATTCAGGTACATCATCATGATCTCCTGTTTGGTATAATTCCGCTCCAAACGAACCGACAAAATCCATTCTTTCGTTTTTTCAATAACCGTTTTAA comes from Spirosoma aureum and encodes:
- a CDS encoding penicillin-binding protein 1A, producing the protein MIDFAPGRYRTIIKNLWRYALLGLAMLVFYILAVSYNFLWLFGGMPSLKALENPQSDRASEVYTADNQLLGKYYVENRTPVEITQVSPNVVSALLATEDARFIKHSGIDPRSFFRVIKGIATGNSSSGGGSTLTQQVAKNLFDTRGEKLRGVLGNVPILKTVIEKTKEWILSVRLERNYTKQEIMMMYLNTVSFGNNTYGIKTAAKTYFDKEPWNLNVEEAALLVGMLQNPSRYDPRIFEERALQRRNVVLSQMKRYRFLSEEQFFTYKQKPIQLDFSIENQNTGMAAYFRSVIKEDIKAFINQYNEDNPEAELDLYTSGLRIQTTIDSRMQAYAEEAVMTNMRDQQKKFYEHWRGRNPWVRKNPKTKKYEELPGFIEARAKQTTRYKQLKAEYGTDEQAIWREMRKPVKMRVFVYGGRRNEKDTTMSSLDSIRYYKRLLNTGFMSMDPRYGHVKAWVGGINFKHMKFDHVRQGRRQPGSTFKPFVYLTAMDQGFVTPCSHLIDQPTLFAHGEDNNGGPPWQPQNSNGKYSYRSLSLREALGQSINTVSAQLIKKTRSAEVIEYAHKMGIVSKDLPQNPTLCLGTGDVSVYEMVAAYCAFANGGIRVRPMLILQISDKNGNVLKSFSADANQVISANRAYEMLYLMRGAVEEPNGTAQRLRTQYKLLEGGNEIAAKTGTTSNYSDAWFMGLTQHLVSGLWVGGDDRSIHFRNIELGQGGRLAMPAWGMYMQKIYADPSLAKYRPEPFRKPNNFKIDCGGYHIDSSQRYIPPKVVPEDQDEILQ